One window from the genome of Strix uralensis isolate ZFMK-TIS-50842 chromosome 22, bStrUra1, whole genome shotgun sequence encodes:
- the LOC141953391 gene encoding feather keratin Cos1-1/Cos1-3/Cos2-1 — translation MSCYDQCLPCRPCGPTPLANSCNEPCVRQCQNSTIVIQPSPVVVTLPGPILSSFPQNTVVGSSTSAAVGSILSCDGVPINSGGFDLSCITSRYCGRRCPPC, via the coding sequence atgtcctgctatgaccagtgcctgccatgccggccctgTGGCCCCACCCcactggccaacagctgcaatgagccctgtgtcaggcagtgccagaactccaccatcgtcatccagccctcccccgtggtggtgaccctgcccggacccatcctcagctccttcccacagaacaccgttgtgggatcctccacctccgctgccgttggcagcatcctcagctgtgacggagtgcccatcaactctgggggctttgacctctcctgcattaccagccgctactgtggcagaaggtgccccccctgctaa